One window of Magallana gigas chromosome 2, xbMagGiga1.1, whole genome shotgun sequence genomic DNA carries:
- the LOC105324686 gene encoding far upstream element-binding protein 1 isoform X4 has product MDAGGQGNSSHQAAFADAVARARQIAAKINQPGAGGGEGSQPLKRPFESDGNSYGEPDQKKTVSAINDPIGAQLKALQEQQSRSEAAQAAQAAAARINQQLGVGPPSSAPPPAAPKPSSHTGGGMVVTEEYAIPDKMVGLNGSGMPDRQCTLTGSSGAIAACKQQIQDIIMRANQTGGPMMGGMDGNGGGFGGGGGGGGGGMGNGGGQTVVEMMVPGNKVGLVIGKGGETIKQLQERAGVKMVMIQDSNIPSAAEKPLRISGDPQKCQRAKEMVLDLLAEKEMENMNKGFNDYGSYGGGGGGGPPMEIPVPRTAVGIVIGKNGDMIKKIQQESGAKVQFKADDGNSPERVCAIAGSPDKVQIAAQMIQELLNDYNQREGGMGRGFGGGRGRGGPGRGRGGFGGGPGRGMGRGDGFGGFQDETQFAVPADKCGLVIGKGGETIRQINQQSGAHVELQKHPGPNPNEKLFNIKGGPDQIQHAIQMISEKAGIPYGGPGGPGMGGPGGPGPHGGPVPGGPGYGDQYGGQYGAPGQQQGGQYGNGPQGGWGGYNQQQGYPQQQSGDPSQGGSDNKQAQDNAAAWAAYYAQYYAQYGGYGGQYGQQQGQQQPQQPAQQSQAPQQQPASSQQNYAEPCKSINPATGQADYSAAWAEYYRQQGMHYQANMILQQAAAGQSGGAPQGQQPQ; this is encoded by the exons ATGGATGCGGGAGGACAGGGTAATTCGTCCCATCAAGCAGCATTTGCAGACGCCGTTGCCCGAGCAAGACAG ATTGCAGCTAAAATTAACCAACCAGGGGCTGGCGGTGGAGAGGGATCCCAGCCATTAAAAAGACCTTTTGAAAGCGACGGAAATTCTTACG GTGAACCAGACCAAAAGAAGACAGTGTCTGCAATTAATGACC CTATTGGGGCACAGCTAAAAGCTCTCCAAGAACAACAAAG TCGAAGTGAGGCCGCACAAGCAGCCCAAGCAGCAGCCGCCAGGATTAATCAACAATTAGGAGTCGGCCCTCCATCGTCAGCCCCTCCCCCAGCAGCTCCTAAACCCAGCTCTCACACAGGAGGAGGTATGGTGGTCACAGAAGAATACGCCATCCCAGACAAGATGGTCGGCCTGA ATGGTAGTGGCATGCCAGACCGCCAGTGTACTCTTACAGGTTCCTCTGGCGCCATTGC TGCCTGTAAGCAGCAGATTCAGGACATCATCATGAGAGCCAACCAGACTGGTGGCCCAATGATGGGGGGTATGGATGGAAATGGTGGTGGCtttggaggaggaggaggaggaggtggTGGTGGCATGGGGAATGGTGGAGGCCAGACAGTGGTAGAGATGATGGTCCCAGGCAACAAAGTCGGGCTAGTCATTGGAAAAGGAGGAGAAACCATTAAACAGCTGCAG GAGAGAGCTGGAGTCAAAATGGTGATGATTCAAGATAGCAACATCCCATCAGCCGCTGAAAAACCGCTGAGAATCTCTGGAGATCCACAGAAATGTCAGAGGGCAAAGGAAATGGTTCTAGACCTGCTTGCTGAAAAGGAAATGGAG AACATGAATAAGGGATTCAATGACTATGGATCCtatggtggtggtggtggaggTGGTCCCCCCATGGAG ATTCCTGTGCCAAGAACAGCTGTAGGAATTGTTATTGGCAAAAATGGAGACATGATCAAAAAGATTCAACAAGAGAGTGGAGCCAAGGTTCAGTTCAAGGCTG atGATGGAAATAGCCCAGAAAGAGTATGTGCCATTGCGGGGTCACCTGACAAAGTACAGATAGCTGCCCAGATGATCCAGGAACTCCTGAATGATTACAAT CAAAGAGAAGGTGGAATGGGTCGTGGCTTTGGAGGCGGTAGAGGTCGCGGCGGGCCTGGTAGAGGTCGTGGCGGCTTTGGAGGTGGTCCTGGTAGAGGAATGGGCCGTGGGGATGGATTTGGAGGATTTCAGGATGAGACTCAGTTTGCTGTCCCTGCTGACAAGTGTGGATTGGTTATTGGAAAAG GTGGTGAAACTATCCGTCAGATAAACCAACAGTCTGGGGCACATGTTGAACTTCAGAAACATCCTGGTCCTAACCCTAATGAGAAGTTGTTTAACATCAAAGGAGGTCCTGATCAAATTCAGCATGCTATTCAGATGATCAGTGAGAAAGCAGGAATACCCTAT GGAGGTCCAGGTGGGCCAGGTATGGGTGGCCCTGGGGGTCCAGGACCTCATGGGGGACCAGTTCCAGGAGGCCCGGGGTATGGGGATCAATATGGAGGACAGTATGGAGCACCTGG TCAGCAGCAAGGGGGGCAGTATGGAAATGGTCCACAGGGTGGCTGGGGAGGATACAATCAGCAACAAGGATACCCCCAGCAGCAGTCCGGGGACCCAAGTCAGGGTG GTTCAGACAATAAACAGGCCCAGGACAATGCTGCAGCATGGGCAGCATATTATGCCCAGTATTATGCTCAGTATGGAGGATATGGAGGGCAGTATGGTCAGCAACAGGGACAACAGCAGCCCCAGCAACCTGCTCAGCAGTCTCAAGCACCGCAGCAACAGCCAGCATCATCCCAACAGAATTATGCTGAACCGTGTAAGt CAATTAACCCTGCCACCGGTCAAGCAGATTACAGCGCAGCCTGGGCCGAGTACTACAGACAACAGGGAATGCATTACCAGGCCAACATGATCTTACAGCAAGCTGCAGCAGGGCAGTCTGGGGGAGCCCCACAGGGACAGCAGCCCCAGTAG
- the LOC105324686 gene encoding far upstream element-binding protein 1 isoform X1, whose product MDAGGQGNSSHQAAFADAVARARQIAAKINQPGAGGGEGSQPLKRPFESDGNSYGEPDQKKTVSAINDPIGAQLKALQEQQSRSEAAQAAQAAAARINQQLGVGPPSSAPPPAAPKPSSHTGGGMVVTEEYAIPDKMVGLIIGKGGEQITRLQAETGCKIQIAPDGSGMPDRQCTLTGSSGAIAACKQQIQDIIMRANQTGGPMMGGMDGNGGGFGGGGGGGGGGMGNGGGQTVVEMMVPGNKVGLVIGKGGETIKQLQERAGVKMVMIQDSNIPSAAEKPLRISGDPQKCQRAKEMVLDLLAEKEMENMNKGFNDYGSYGGGGGGGPPMEIPVPRTAVGIVIGKNGDMIKKIQQESGAKVQFKADDGNSPERVCAIAGSPDKVQIAAQMIQELLNDYNQREGGMGRGFGGGRGRGGPGRGRGGFGGGPGRGMGRGDGFGGFQDETQFAVPADKCGLVIGKGGETIRQINQQSGAHVELQKHPGPNPNEKLFNIKGGPDQIQHAIQMISEKAGIPYGGPGGPGMGGPGGPGPHGGPVPGGPGYGDQYGGQYGAPGQQQGGQYGNGPQGGWGGYNQQQGYPQQQSGDPSQGGSDNKQAQDNAAAWAAYYAQYYAQYGGYGGQYGQQQGQQQPQQPAQQSQAPQQQPASSQQNYAEPCKSINPATGQADYSAAWAEYYRQQGMHYQANMILQQAAAGQSGGAPQGQQPQ is encoded by the exons ATGGATGCGGGAGGACAGGGTAATTCGTCCCATCAAGCAGCATTTGCAGACGCCGTTGCCCGAGCAAGACAG ATTGCAGCTAAAATTAACCAACCAGGGGCTGGCGGTGGAGAGGGATCCCAGCCATTAAAAAGACCTTTTGAAAGCGACGGAAATTCTTACG GTGAACCAGACCAAAAGAAGACAGTGTCTGCAATTAATGACC CTATTGGGGCACAGCTAAAAGCTCTCCAAGAACAACAAAG TCGAAGTGAGGCCGCACAAGCAGCCCAAGCAGCAGCCGCCAGGATTAATCAACAATTAGGAGTCGGCCCTCCATCGTCAGCCCCTCCCCCAGCAGCTCCTAAACCCAGCTCTCACACAGGAGGAGGTATGGTGGTCACAGAAGAATACGCCATCCCAGACAAGATGGTCGGCCTGA TAATTGGGAAAGGAGGTGAACAAATAACACGGCTACAAGCTGAAACTGGTTGTAAAATTCAGATTGCCCCAG ATGGTAGTGGCATGCCAGACCGCCAGTGTACTCTTACAGGTTCCTCTGGCGCCATTGC TGCCTGTAAGCAGCAGATTCAGGACATCATCATGAGAGCCAACCAGACTGGTGGCCCAATGATGGGGGGTATGGATGGAAATGGTGGTGGCtttggaggaggaggaggaggaggtggTGGTGGCATGGGGAATGGTGGAGGCCAGACAGTGGTAGAGATGATGGTCCCAGGCAACAAAGTCGGGCTAGTCATTGGAAAAGGAGGAGAAACCATTAAACAGCTGCAG GAGAGAGCTGGAGTCAAAATGGTGATGATTCAAGATAGCAACATCCCATCAGCCGCTGAAAAACCGCTGAGAATCTCTGGAGATCCACAGAAATGTCAGAGGGCAAAGGAAATGGTTCTAGACCTGCTTGCTGAAAAGGAAATGGAG AACATGAATAAGGGATTCAATGACTATGGATCCtatggtggtggtggtggaggTGGTCCCCCCATGGAG ATTCCTGTGCCAAGAACAGCTGTAGGAATTGTTATTGGCAAAAATGGAGACATGATCAAAAAGATTCAACAAGAGAGTGGAGCCAAGGTTCAGTTCAAGGCTG atGATGGAAATAGCCCAGAAAGAGTATGTGCCATTGCGGGGTCACCTGACAAAGTACAGATAGCTGCCCAGATGATCCAGGAACTCCTGAATGATTACAAT CAAAGAGAAGGTGGAATGGGTCGTGGCTTTGGAGGCGGTAGAGGTCGCGGCGGGCCTGGTAGAGGTCGTGGCGGCTTTGGAGGTGGTCCTGGTAGAGGAATGGGCCGTGGGGATGGATTTGGAGGATTTCAGGATGAGACTCAGTTTGCTGTCCCTGCTGACAAGTGTGGATTGGTTATTGGAAAAG GTGGTGAAACTATCCGTCAGATAAACCAACAGTCTGGGGCACATGTTGAACTTCAGAAACATCCTGGTCCTAACCCTAATGAGAAGTTGTTTAACATCAAAGGAGGTCCTGATCAAATTCAGCATGCTATTCAGATGATCAGTGAGAAAGCAGGAATACCCTAT GGAGGTCCAGGTGGGCCAGGTATGGGTGGCCCTGGGGGTCCAGGACCTCATGGGGGACCAGTTCCAGGAGGCCCGGGGTATGGGGATCAATATGGAGGACAGTATGGAGCACCTGG TCAGCAGCAAGGGGGGCAGTATGGAAATGGTCCACAGGGTGGCTGGGGAGGATACAATCAGCAACAAGGATACCCCCAGCAGCAGTCCGGGGACCCAAGTCAGGGTG GTTCAGACAATAAACAGGCCCAGGACAATGCTGCAGCATGGGCAGCATATTATGCCCAGTATTATGCTCAGTATGGAGGATATGGAGGGCAGTATGGTCAGCAACAGGGACAACAGCAGCCCCAGCAACCTGCTCAGCAGTCTCAAGCACCGCAGCAACAGCCAGCATCATCCCAACAGAATTATGCTGAACCGTGTAAGt CAATTAACCCTGCCACCGGTCAAGCAGATTACAGCGCAGCCTGGGCCGAGTACTACAGACAACAGGGAATGCATTACCAGGCCAACATGATCTTACAGCAAGCTGCAGCAGGGCAGTCTGGGGGAGCCCCACAGGGACAGCAGCCCCAGTAG
- the LOC105324686 gene encoding far upstream element-binding protein 1 isoform X3, giving the protein MDAGGQGNSSHQAAFADAVARARQIAAKINQPGAGGGEGSQPLKRPFESDGNSYAIGAQLKALQEQQSRSEAAQAAQAAAARINQQLGVGPPSSAPPPAAPKPSSHTGGGMVVTEEYAIPDKMVGLIIGKGGEQITRLQAETGCKIQIAPDGSGMPDRQCTLTGSSGAIAACKQQIQDIIMRANQTGGPMMGGMDGNGGGFGGGGGGGGGGMGNGGGQTVVEMMVPGNKVGLVIGKGGETIKQLQERAGVKMVMIQDSNIPSAAEKPLRISGDPQKCQRAKEMVLDLLAEKEMENMNKGFNDYGSYGGGGGGGPPMEIPVPRTAVGIVIGKNGDMIKKIQQESGAKVQFKADDGNSPERVCAIAGSPDKVQIAAQMIQELLNDYNQREGGMGRGFGGGRGRGGPGRGRGGFGGGPGRGMGRGDGFGGFQDETQFAVPADKCGLVIGKGGETIRQINQQSGAHVELQKHPGPNPNEKLFNIKGGPDQIQHAIQMISEKAGIPYGGPGGPGMGGPGGPGPHGGPVPGGPGYGDQYGGQYGAPGQQQGGQYGNGPQGGWGGYNQQQGYPQQQSGDPSQGGSDNKQAQDNAAAWAAYYAQYYAQYGGYGGQYGQQQGQQQPQQPAQQSQAPQQQPASSQQNYAEPCKSINPATGQADYSAAWAEYYRQQGMHYQANMILQQAAAGQSGGAPQGQQPQ; this is encoded by the exons ATGGATGCGGGAGGACAGGGTAATTCGTCCCATCAAGCAGCATTTGCAGACGCCGTTGCCCGAGCAAGACAG ATTGCAGCTAAAATTAACCAACCAGGGGCTGGCGGTGGAGAGGGATCCCAGCCATTAAAAAGACCTTTTGAAAGCGACGGAAATTCTTACG CTATTGGGGCACAGCTAAAAGCTCTCCAAGAACAACAAAG TCGAAGTGAGGCCGCACAAGCAGCCCAAGCAGCAGCCGCCAGGATTAATCAACAATTAGGAGTCGGCCCTCCATCGTCAGCCCCTCCCCCAGCAGCTCCTAAACCCAGCTCTCACACAGGAGGAGGTATGGTGGTCACAGAAGAATACGCCATCCCAGACAAGATGGTCGGCCTGA TAATTGGGAAAGGAGGTGAACAAATAACACGGCTACAAGCTGAAACTGGTTGTAAAATTCAGATTGCCCCAG ATGGTAGTGGCATGCCAGACCGCCAGTGTACTCTTACAGGTTCCTCTGGCGCCATTGC TGCCTGTAAGCAGCAGATTCAGGACATCATCATGAGAGCCAACCAGACTGGTGGCCCAATGATGGGGGGTATGGATGGAAATGGTGGTGGCtttggaggaggaggaggaggaggtggTGGTGGCATGGGGAATGGTGGAGGCCAGACAGTGGTAGAGATGATGGTCCCAGGCAACAAAGTCGGGCTAGTCATTGGAAAAGGAGGAGAAACCATTAAACAGCTGCAG GAGAGAGCTGGAGTCAAAATGGTGATGATTCAAGATAGCAACATCCCATCAGCCGCTGAAAAACCGCTGAGAATCTCTGGAGATCCACAGAAATGTCAGAGGGCAAAGGAAATGGTTCTAGACCTGCTTGCTGAAAAGGAAATGGAG AACATGAATAAGGGATTCAATGACTATGGATCCtatggtggtggtggtggaggTGGTCCCCCCATGGAG ATTCCTGTGCCAAGAACAGCTGTAGGAATTGTTATTGGCAAAAATGGAGACATGATCAAAAAGATTCAACAAGAGAGTGGAGCCAAGGTTCAGTTCAAGGCTG atGATGGAAATAGCCCAGAAAGAGTATGTGCCATTGCGGGGTCACCTGACAAAGTACAGATAGCTGCCCAGATGATCCAGGAACTCCTGAATGATTACAAT CAAAGAGAAGGTGGAATGGGTCGTGGCTTTGGAGGCGGTAGAGGTCGCGGCGGGCCTGGTAGAGGTCGTGGCGGCTTTGGAGGTGGTCCTGGTAGAGGAATGGGCCGTGGGGATGGATTTGGAGGATTTCAGGATGAGACTCAGTTTGCTGTCCCTGCTGACAAGTGTGGATTGGTTATTGGAAAAG GTGGTGAAACTATCCGTCAGATAAACCAACAGTCTGGGGCACATGTTGAACTTCAGAAACATCCTGGTCCTAACCCTAATGAGAAGTTGTTTAACATCAAAGGAGGTCCTGATCAAATTCAGCATGCTATTCAGATGATCAGTGAGAAAGCAGGAATACCCTAT GGAGGTCCAGGTGGGCCAGGTATGGGTGGCCCTGGGGGTCCAGGACCTCATGGGGGACCAGTTCCAGGAGGCCCGGGGTATGGGGATCAATATGGAGGACAGTATGGAGCACCTGG TCAGCAGCAAGGGGGGCAGTATGGAAATGGTCCACAGGGTGGCTGGGGAGGATACAATCAGCAACAAGGATACCCCCAGCAGCAGTCCGGGGACCCAAGTCAGGGTG GTTCAGACAATAAACAGGCCCAGGACAATGCTGCAGCATGGGCAGCATATTATGCCCAGTATTATGCTCAGTATGGAGGATATGGAGGGCAGTATGGTCAGCAACAGGGACAACAGCAGCCCCAGCAACCTGCTCAGCAGTCTCAAGCACCGCAGCAACAGCCAGCATCATCCCAACAGAATTATGCTGAACCGTGTAAGt CAATTAACCCTGCCACCGGTCAAGCAGATTACAGCGCAGCCTGGGCCGAGTACTACAGACAACAGGGAATGCATTACCAGGCCAACATGATCTTACAGCAAGCTGCAGCAGGGCAGTCTGGGGGAGCCCCACAGGGACAGCAGCCCCAGTAG
- the LOC105324686 gene encoding far upstream element-binding protein 3 isoform X5 produces the protein MDAGGQGNSSHQAAFADAVARARQIAAKINQPGAGGGEGSQPLKRPFESDGNSYGEPDQKKTVSAINDPIGAQLKALQEQQSRSEAAQAAQAAAARINQQLGVGPPSSAPPPAAPKPSSHTGGGMVVTEEYAIPDKMVGLIIGKGGEQITRLQAETGCKIQIAPDGSGMPDRQCTLTGSSGAIAACKQQIQDIIMRANQTGGPMMGGMDGNGGGFGGGGGGGGGGMGNGGGQTVVEMMVPGNKVGLVIGKGGETIKQLQERAGVKMVMIQDSNIPSAAEKPLRISGDPQKCQRAKEMVLDLLAEKEMENMNKGFNDYGSYGGGGGGGPPMEIPVPRTAVGIVIGKNGDMIKKIQQESGAKVQFKADDGNSPERVCAIAGSPDKVQIAAQMIQELLNDYNQREGGMGRGFGGGRGRGGPGRGRGGFGGGPGRGMGRGDGFGGFQDETQFAVPADKCGLVIGKGGETIRQINQQSGAHVELQKHPGPNPNEKLFNIKGGPDQIQHAIQMISEKAGIPYGGPGGPGMGGPGGPGPHGGPVPGGPGYGDQYGGQYGAPGQQQGGQYGNGPQGGWGGYNQQQGYPQQQSGDPSQGAINPATGQADYSAAWAEYYRQQGMHYQANMILQQAAAGQSGGAPQGQQPQ, from the exons ATGGATGCGGGAGGACAGGGTAATTCGTCCCATCAAGCAGCATTTGCAGACGCCGTTGCCCGAGCAAGACAG ATTGCAGCTAAAATTAACCAACCAGGGGCTGGCGGTGGAGAGGGATCCCAGCCATTAAAAAGACCTTTTGAAAGCGACGGAAATTCTTACG GTGAACCAGACCAAAAGAAGACAGTGTCTGCAATTAATGACC CTATTGGGGCACAGCTAAAAGCTCTCCAAGAACAACAAAG TCGAAGTGAGGCCGCACAAGCAGCCCAAGCAGCAGCCGCCAGGATTAATCAACAATTAGGAGTCGGCCCTCCATCGTCAGCCCCTCCCCCAGCAGCTCCTAAACCCAGCTCTCACACAGGAGGAGGTATGGTGGTCACAGAAGAATACGCCATCCCAGACAAGATGGTCGGCCTGA TAATTGGGAAAGGAGGTGAACAAATAACACGGCTACAAGCTGAAACTGGTTGTAAAATTCAGATTGCCCCAG ATGGTAGTGGCATGCCAGACCGCCAGTGTACTCTTACAGGTTCCTCTGGCGCCATTGC TGCCTGTAAGCAGCAGATTCAGGACATCATCATGAGAGCCAACCAGACTGGTGGCCCAATGATGGGGGGTATGGATGGAAATGGTGGTGGCtttggaggaggaggaggaggaggtggTGGTGGCATGGGGAATGGTGGAGGCCAGACAGTGGTAGAGATGATGGTCCCAGGCAACAAAGTCGGGCTAGTCATTGGAAAAGGAGGAGAAACCATTAAACAGCTGCAG GAGAGAGCTGGAGTCAAAATGGTGATGATTCAAGATAGCAACATCCCATCAGCCGCTGAAAAACCGCTGAGAATCTCTGGAGATCCACAGAAATGTCAGAGGGCAAAGGAAATGGTTCTAGACCTGCTTGCTGAAAAGGAAATGGAG AACATGAATAAGGGATTCAATGACTATGGATCCtatggtggtggtggtggaggTGGTCCCCCCATGGAG ATTCCTGTGCCAAGAACAGCTGTAGGAATTGTTATTGGCAAAAATGGAGACATGATCAAAAAGATTCAACAAGAGAGTGGAGCCAAGGTTCAGTTCAAGGCTG atGATGGAAATAGCCCAGAAAGAGTATGTGCCATTGCGGGGTCACCTGACAAAGTACAGATAGCTGCCCAGATGATCCAGGAACTCCTGAATGATTACAAT CAAAGAGAAGGTGGAATGGGTCGTGGCTTTGGAGGCGGTAGAGGTCGCGGCGGGCCTGGTAGAGGTCGTGGCGGCTTTGGAGGTGGTCCTGGTAGAGGAATGGGCCGTGGGGATGGATTTGGAGGATTTCAGGATGAGACTCAGTTTGCTGTCCCTGCTGACAAGTGTGGATTGGTTATTGGAAAAG GTGGTGAAACTATCCGTCAGATAAACCAACAGTCTGGGGCACATGTTGAACTTCAGAAACATCCTGGTCCTAACCCTAATGAGAAGTTGTTTAACATCAAAGGAGGTCCTGATCAAATTCAGCATGCTATTCAGATGATCAGTGAGAAAGCAGGAATACCCTAT GGAGGTCCAGGTGGGCCAGGTATGGGTGGCCCTGGGGGTCCAGGACCTCATGGGGGACCAGTTCCAGGAGGCCCGGGGTATGGGGATCAATATGGAGGACAGTATGGAGCACCTGG TCAGCAGCAAGGGGGGCAGTATGGAAATGGTCCACAGGGTGGCTGGGGAGGATACAATCAGCAACAAGGATACCCCCAGCAGCAGTCCGGGGACCCAAGTCAGGGTG CAATTAACCCTGCCACCGGTCAAGCAGATTACAGCGCAGCCTGGGCCGAGTACTACAGACAACAGGGAATGCATTACCAGGCCAACATGATCTTACAGCAAGCTGCAGCAGGGCAGTCTGGGGGAGCCCCACAGGGACAGCAGCCCCAGTAG
- the LOC117681879 gene encoding uncharacterized protein produces the protein MAHECSSGIMANVFTAANLLPRSTTLSDYRGHDATKHRVNPRILSPTRRANPHPIGLKYQLITQKKPSYGIWHPDFHQIGQRMPDMLKHLGHVNFTCSLPVIHKLEYGKPPNIRYTETTTARRSYVQPCRFPQLVKMNPHSRKTRYGYTPAACRKPVKGIVPNLELKEYDPVPEL, from the exons ATGGCTCATGAATGTAGTTCAGGAATAATGGCGAATGTTTTCACTGCAGCAAACTTACTGCCACGGTCGACAACACTGTCTGATTATAGGGGCCACGATGCCACGAAACATCGCGTGAACCCTCGAATATTGTCCCCTACCAGGCGAGCTAATCCGCACCCTATTGGATTAAAATATCAGCTTATCACTCAGAAAAAACCG TCTTACGGTATTTGGCATCCCGATTTCCATCAAATAGGACAGAGGATGCCTGATATGCTGAAACATTTAG GTCACGTGAACTTCACATGCTCATTGCCAGTCATCCACAAGTTGGAATATg GCAAACCCCCCAACATCAGATATACGGAGACTACCACGGCCCGGAGAAGCTATGTCCAGCCCTGCCGATTCCCGCAACTGGTCAAGATGAACCCTCACTCCAGGAAGACTAGATATGGCTACACCCCAGCGGCCTGTCGCAAGCCAGTCAAAGGAATAG TGCCCAACTTGGAGTTGAAAGAATATGACCCAGTCCCCGAACTCTGA
- the LOC105324686 gene encoding far upstream element-binding protein 1 isoform X2 — translation MDAGGQGNSSHQAAFADAVARARQIAAKINQPGAGGGEGSQPLKRPFESDGNSYGEPDQKKTVSAINDPIGAQLKALQEQQSRSEAAQAAQAAAARINQQLGVGPPSSAPPPAAPKPSSHTGGGMVVTEEYAIPDKMVGLIIGKGGEQITRLQAETGCKIQIAPDGSGMPDRQCTLTGSSGAIAACKQQIQDIIMRANQTGGPMMGGMDGNGGGFGGGGGGGGGGMGNGGGQTVVEMMVPGNKVGLVIGKGGETIKQLQERAGVKMVMIQDSNIPSAAEKPLRISGDPQKCQRAKEMVLDLLAEKEMENMNKGFNDYGSYGGGGGGGPPMEIPVPRTAVGIVIGKNGDMIKKIQQESGAKVQFKADDGNSPERVCAIAGSPDKVQIAAQMIQELLNDYNQREGGMGRGFGGGRGRGGPGRGRGGFGGGPGRGMGRGDGFGGFQDETQFAVPADKCGLVIGKGGETIRQINQQSGAHVELQKHPGPNPNEKLFNIKGGPDQIQHAIQMISEKAGIPYGGPGGPGMGGPGGPGPHGGPVPGGPGYGDQYGGQYGAPGQQQGGQYGNGPQGGWGGYNQQQGYPQQQSGDPSQGGSDNKQAQDNAAAWAAYYAQYYAQYGGYGGQYGQQQGQQQPQQPAQQSQAPQQQPASSQQNYAEPSINPATGQADYSAAWAEYYRQQGMHYQANMILQQAAAGQSGGAPQGQQPQ, via the exons ATGGATGCGGGAGGACAGGGTAATTCGTCCCATCAAGCAGCATTTGCAGACGCCGTTGCCCGAGCAAGACAG ATTGCAGCTAAAATTAACCAACCAGGGGCTGGCGGTGGAGAGGGATCCCAGCCATTAAAAAGACCTTTTGAAAGCGACGGAAATTCTTACG GTGAACCAGACCAAAAGAAGACAGTGTCTGCAATTAATGACC CTATTGGGGCACAGCTAAAAGCTCTCCAAGAACAACAAAG TCGAAGTGAGGCCGCACAAGCAGCCCAAGCAGCAGCCGCCAGGATTAATCAACAATTAGGAGTCGGCCCTCCATCGTCAGCCCCTCCCCCAGCAGCTCCTAAACCCAGCTCTCACACAGGAGGAGGTATGGTGGTCACAGAAGAATACGCCATCCCAGACAAGATGGTCGGCCTGA TAATTGGGAAAGGAGGTGAACAAATAACACGGCTACAAGCTGAAACTGGTTGTAAAATTCAGATTGCCCCAG ATGGTAGTGGCATGCCAGACCGCCAGTGTACTCTTACAGGTTCCTCTGGCGCCATTGC TGCCTGTAAGCAGCAGATTCAGGACATCATCATGAGAGCCAACCAGACTGGTGGCCCAATGATGGGGGGTATGGATGGAAATGGTGGTGGCtttggaggaggaggaggaggaggtggTGGTGGCATGGGGAATGGTGGAGGCCAGACAGTGGTAGAGATGATGGTCCCAGGCAACAAAGTCGGGCTAGTCATTGGAAAAGGAGGAGAAACCATTAAACAGCTGCAG GAGAGAGCTGGAGTCAAAATGGTGATGATTCAAGATAGCAACATCCCATCAGCCGCTGAAAAACCGCTGAGAATCTCTGGAGATCCACAGAAATGTCAGAGGGCAAAGGAAATGGTTCTAGACCTGCTTGCTGAAAAGGAAATGGAG AACATGAATAAGGGATTCAATGACTATGGATCCtatggtggtggtggtggaggTGGTCCCCCCATGGAG ATTCCTGTGCCAAGAACAGCTGTAGGAATTGTTATTGGCAAAAATGGAGACATGATCAAAAAGATTCAACAAGAGAGTGGAGCCAAGGTTCAGTTCAAGGCTG atGATGGAAATAGCCCAGAAAGAGTATGTGCCATTGCGGGGTCACCTGACAAAGTACAGATAGCTGCCCAGATGATCCAGGAACTCCTGAATGATTACAAT CAAAGAGAAGGTGGAATGGGTCGTGGCTTTGGAGGCGGTAGAGGTCGCGGCGGGCCTGGTAGAGGTCGTGGCGGCTTTGGAGGTGGTCCTGGTAGAGGAATGGGCCGTGGGGATGGATTTGGAGGATTTCAGGATGAGACTCAGTTTGCTGTCCCTGCTGACAAGTGTGGATTGGTTATTGGAAAAG GTGGTGAAACTATCCGTCAGATAAACCAACAGTCTGGGGCACATGTTGAACTTCAGAAACATCCTGGTCCTAACCCTAATGAGAAGTTGTTTAACATCAAAGGAGGTCCTGATCAAATTCAGCATGCTATTCAGATGATCAGTGAGAAAGCAGGAATACCCTAT GGAGGTCCAGGTGGGCCAGGTATGGGTGGCCCTGGGGGTCCAGGACCTCATGGGGGACCAGTTCCAGGAGGCCCGGGGTATGGGGATCAATATGGAGGACAGTATGGAGCACCTGG TCAGCAGCAAGGGGGGCAGTATGGAAATGGTCCACAGGGTGGCTGGGGAGGATACAATCAGCAACAAGGATACCCCCAGCAGCAGTCCGGGGACCCAAGTCAGGGTG GTTCAGACAATAAACAGGCCCAGGACAATGCTGCAGCATGGGCAGCATATTATGCCCAGTATTATGCTCAGTATGGAGGATATGGAGGGCAGTATGGTCAGCAACAGGGACAACAGCAGCCCCAGCAACCTGCTCAGCAGTCTCAAGCACCGCAGCAACAGCCAGCATCATCCCAACAGAATTATGCTGAACCGT CAATTAACCCTGCCACCGGTCAAGCAGATTACAGCGCAGCCTGGGCCGAGTACTACAGACAACAGGGAATGCATTACCAGGCCAACATGATCTTACAGCAAGCTGCAGCAGGGCAGTCTGGGGGAGCCCCACAGGGACAGCAGCCCCAGTAG